From a region of the Chlamydiales bacterium genome:
- the metK gene encoding methionine adenosyltransferase, which produces MQNTLFTSESVSGGHPDKIADQISDAILDACLEVDCDSRVACETLVTTGLVVLAGEITTKAQLDYQKIVRKTIQDAGYTDPAIGFDYRSCGVLIAINKQSEDISIGVTEGYGLSKEQGAGDQGLMFGFACSETEELMPLPIMLAHALIGELERLYKSKELAYLRPDAKTQVSIEYNELHEPIRIDTIVISTQHTEDVTHETIVKDMKAMAQRVIPQKLFNNNILFHINPTGRFIIGGPAGDTGVTGRKIIVDSYGGMGRHGGGAFSGKDPSKVDRSGAYAARWVAKNIVAAGLANRCEVQIAYAIGVAKPVSVFVNTFGTATVDEDLISQAVQEVFDLTPKGIITALNLKRPIYKKSATGGHFGRNDCDFTWEKTNQTLNLLKAMDALKAKRKEHSFVQHLINPKELMLPCSVK; this is translated from the coding sequence ATGCAAAATACTCTCTTTACCTCAGAATCTGTTTCTGGAGGGCATCCAGATAAAATAGCCGATCAAATTTCCGATGCTATTTTAGATGCTTGTCTTGAAGTCGATTGTGACTCGCGCGTTGCCTGCGAAACTCTTGTAACAACAGGTCTTGTAGTACTTGCAGGAGAAATTACAACAAAAGCCCAGCTGGATTATCAAAAAATTGTAAGAAAAACTATCCAAGATGCAGGCTACACAGATCCTGCTATTGGCTTTGATTATAGATCGTGTGGAGTACTTATTGCCATCAACAAACAATCTGAAGACATTTCTATAGGTGTTACAGAAGGGTATGGCCTCTCTAAAGAACAAGGAGCAGGGGACCAAGGCCTCATGTTTGGATTTGCTTGTAGTGAAACTGAAGAGCTTATGCCACTTCCCATTATGCTTGCACACGCCCTTATCGGAGAACTTGAGAGACTCTATAAATCAAAAGAGCTTGCCTACCTAAGACCTGATGCTAAAACTCAAGTAAGCATTGAATACAATGAATTACATGAGCCCATTCGCATTGATACAATCGTTATTTCTACACAACACACCGAAGATGTAACGCATGAAACTATTGTAAAAGATATGAAAGCAATGGCACAAAGAGTCATTCCTCAAAAACTATTTAACAATAACATCTTATTTCACATTAATCCTACAGGTCGTTTTATCATCGGAGGTCCCGCTGGTGACACAGGTGTTACAGGAAGAAAGATCATCGTTGATTCCTATGGTGGTATGGGCAGACATGGAGGGGGCGCATTTTCTGGAAAAGATCCCTCTAAAGTAGATAGATCAGGTGCTTATGCTGCCAGATGGGTTGCAAAAAATATTGTGGCAGCAGGCCTTGCAAACCGCTGTGAAGTGCAAATAGCTTATGCTATAGGTGTTGCAAAACCTGTCTCTGTATTTGTAAATACATTTGGAACAGCAACAGTAGATGAAGATTTAATTAGCCAAGCGGTACAAGAAGTTTTTGATCTAACTCCAAAGGGGATTATTACAGCACTTAACCTTAAAAGACCTATCTACAAAAAAAGCGCAACGGGTGGACATTTTGGTAGAAATGATTGTGACTTTACATGGGAAAAAACCAATCAGACACTCAATTTGTTAAAGGCAATGGATGCTCTTAAAGCAAAAAGAAAAGAACATTCCTTTGTTCAACATCTCATTAACCCAAAAGAGCTCATGTTACCTTGCAGCGTGAAGTAA
- a CDS encoding class I SAM-dependent methyltransferase gives MQREVNALYNIWLKGTNPKKKISQEDSWFEAIRKLCLQYKRPINVLDIGAHFGYFSFRLADIFPGTFVLLEDDDKVLSSLYSFCHYNAYKNCILLTQKISVEALSKLSQVEHFDIVLLLDKRFYYDDITPFLSLGSHFFYGTSSSELKYIHCQEKHLSMPFWKKTEDHVSVKSSFENKVVQFNQYSLNWPSGITLSTFFEFEGMYPSKSTLESLYNTKSHPWNTFLTEGKLVSIKSTHTQENDFQLLPSLLFKQNKTQEDIFYQDLWLKGRCIYKGQRDCQERYQHIANLCSQFKRPIKVLDIGANCGYFSFRLAEQFSGTFIMVEAGRWALKQLIPLYDKNNLPNTVLLTKNLNLEDLLLLADTEHFDIVLAMSVMHHFSENYADVFKCLTQLGTYLFFEHPNNKEHCLNIERVINEPINLSTHLHKLCCQTLTLNFHSDIKRDMYLITCNKEKLERPFWRETEGPLLLKSTFDRCEGVYQNSNRLIALPTNIHSQTYDKFK, from the coding sequence TTGCAGCGTGAAGTAAATGCTTTGTACAACATTTGGCTAAAAGGTACGAATCCAAAAAAAAAGATAAGTCAAGAAGACTCTTGGTTCGAGGCCATACGTAAGCTATGCCTGCAATATAAGCGCCCTATCAATGTACTTGATATAGGAGCACATTTTGGCTACTTTTCATTTCGCCTAGCAGATATATTTCCAGGTACATTTGTCTTGCTAGAAGATGATGATAAAGTACTCTCCTCACTTTATTCTTTTTGTCACTATAATGCCTACAAGAATTGCATTCTTCTTACCCAAAAAATATCTGTAGAAGCGCTTTCTAAACTATCACAAGTTGAGCATTTTGATATTGTTCTCTTATTAGATAAAAGGTTTTACTATGATGACATTACTCCCTTTTTATCTCTTGGATCCCATTTTTTTTATGGAACATCTTCTTCTGAATTAAAGTACATCCACTGCCAAGAAAAGCATCTTTCCATGCCATTTTGGAAAAAGACAGAAGATCACGTCTCTGTCAAAAGTTCATTCGAAAATAAAGTTGTGCAATTTAATCAATACTCTCTTAATTGGCCCTCTGGCATTACTCTGTCGACATTTTTTGAATTTGAAGGCATGTATCCATCTAAAAGCACTCTAGAATCATTATATAATACAAAATCTCATCCTTGGAACACTTTTCTTACAGAAGGAAAATTAGTTTCTATCAAATCTACACATACTCAAGAGAATGATTTCCAACTTCTACCCTCTCTTTTATTCAAGCAAAATAAAACGCAAGAGGATATCTTTTATCAAGATCTATGGCTTAAAGGTAGATGCATCTATAAGGGTCAAAGAGACTGCCAAGAGCGCTATCAGCATATTGCAAATCTTTGCTCTCAATTCAAGCGTCCCATTAAGGTCTTAGATATTGGAGCCAATTGTGGTTATTTTTCATTTAGGCTAGCAGAACAATTTAGCGGGACCTTTATTATGGTAGAAGCTGGAAGATGGGCCTTGAAGCAGCTCATACCTCTCTACGATAAAAACAATCTTCCCAACACTGTTCTACTCACAAAAAATTTAAACTTAGAAGATCTGTTACTTCTTGCAGATACAGAACATTTTGATATTGTGCTTGCTATGAGTGTTATGCATCATTTTAGTGAAAATTATGCAGACGTTTTTAAATGTCTTACTCAATTGGGAACTTATCTGTTCTTTGAGCACCCCAACAACAAAGAGCATTGTTTAAATATAGAGCGCGTTATCAATGAGCCTATAAACCTTTCTACACACCTTCATAAGCTATGCTGTCAAACACTAACGCTCAACTTTCATTCTGACATAAAAAGAGATATGTACCTCATTACATGCAATAAAGAAAAACTAGAAAGACCGTTTTGGAGGGAAACTGAAGGCCCTCTTCTTTTAAAAAGCACTTTTGATAGATGCGAGGGAGTCTATCAAAACAGCAATAGACTCATAGCTCTTCCAACTAACATCCATTCACAGACATACGATAAGTTCAAGTGA